Proteins from a genomic interval of Microbacterium imperiale:
- the murJ gene encoding murein biosynthesis integral membrane protein MurJ, whose amino-acid sequence MSGIGRAGAVVAAGTLTSRITGLVRNIVLAAALPVIATSATGGAADAFAIANQLPNNIYAIISSGLLAGVIVPQIIQAAKHRDGGSAFVSKLLTLGITALFVTTVIAVVAAPLLVVAFGSRLGPEASALTLAFAYWCLPQLLFYGMYALLGEILNARGVFGPFAWSPIVNNIVSIIGFVVFIWLFGVQEDVVGWTPTMVAVIAGTATAGIIAQAGVLLLFWRRAGLHVRPDFHWRGIGLRHIGRLAGWTFLMVVVGQLAGLVQTTLVSAASSAGASVAAMSYAWLVFMLPFSVIVLSIGTPYFTRLSEHVATGRPDALRADLDAATRTIGIFMVGALAAIVAAILPISRVFTTGPQTAATFAWVLAAYLVALLPLSFQFVLQRTFYAHQDTRTPFVFTLVQAVLVASTAITAYLVLPVEYLAVGIALGQSLANIVQLILAVVLLRRKIGPLGLGGAVRGIVRFVIAGIPACAAGWGVSLLMARVWGWTIETVPAALLGGAIIGLATLVVYVLLLAVLRAPELGTAVRAVRRILGR is encoded by the coding sequence GTGAGCGGTATCGGCCGAGCCGGAGCAGTCGTCGCGGCGGGAACCCTCACTTCCCGCATCACCGGACTCGTCCGCAACATCGTGCTGGCGGCCGCGCTGCCCGTGATCGCGACGAGCGCCACCGGCGGAGCCGCAGACGCGTTCGCGATCGCAAACCAGCTGCCGAACAACATCTACGCGATCATCTCCTCCGGCCTGTTGGCCGGCGTGATCGTCCCGCAGATCATCCAGGCGGCGAAGCATCGCGACGGCGGCAGTGCCTTCGTCTCGAAGCTGCTGACGCTGGGAATCACGGCGCTGTTCGTCACCACCGTCATCGCGGTCGTGGCCGCGCCGCTGCTTGTCGTCGCGTTCGGCTCACGACTCGGACCCGAGGCGTCCGCGCTGACCCTCGCGTTCGCATACTGGTGCCTGCCCCAGCTGCTCTTCTACGGCATGTACGCGCTGCTCGGCGAGATCCTCAACGCTCGTGGCGTCTTCGGCCCGTTCGCCTGGTCGCCGATCGTCAACAACATCGTGTCGATCATCGGCTTCGTCGTCTTCATCTGGCTCTTCGGCGTTCAAGAGGATGTCGTCGGGTGGACGCCGACGATGGTGGCCGTCATCGCGGGCACAGCCACCGCCGGCATCATCGCGCAGGCGGGGGTGCTGCTGCTGTTCTGGCGCCGCGCCGGCCTGCACGTCCGACCCGACTTCCACTGGCGCGGCATCGGCCTGCGCCACATCGGGCGCCTGGCGGGATGGACCTTCCTGATGGTCGTGGTCGGCCAGCTTGCCGGGCTCGTGCAGACGACACTCGTCAGTGCGGCATCCAGCGCCGGCGCCTCCGTGGCCGCGATGTCGTACGCGTGGCTCGTTTTCATGCTGCCGTTCTCGGTCATCGTGCTGTCGATCGGGACGCCCTACTTCACCCGGCTGAGCGAACACGTCGCCACGGGCCGCCCCGACGCGCTCCGCGCCGACCTTGACGCCGCCACCCGAACCATCGGGATCTTCATGGTCGGCGCCCTGGCCGCGATCGTCGCTGCCATCCTGCCGATCTCACGCGTCTTCACGACCGGCCCGCAGACGGCCGCGACGTTCGCGTGGGTGCTCGCTGCGTACCTCGTCGCGCTGCTGCCCCTGTCGTTCCAGTTCGTGCTGCAGCGCACCTTCTACGCCCACCAGGACACCCGCACACCCTTCGTCTTCACCCTCGTGCAGGCGGTCCTCGTCGCGTCTACCGCCATCACGGCGTATCTCGTGCTTCCCGTCGAGTACCTCGCCGTCGGCATCGCGCTGGGCCAGTCCCTGGCGAACATCGTCCAGCTGATCCTCGCCGTCGTCCTTCTGCGGCGGAAGATCGGACCGCTCGGCCTGGGCGGGGCCGTCCGCGGCATCGTGCGCTTCGTGATCGCCGGCATCCCCGCCTGCGCCGCCGGCTGGGGCGTGTCCCTGCTCATGGCGCGTGTGTGGGGCTGGACCATCGAGACGGTCCCGGCAGCACTGCTCGGTGGCGCGATCATCGGTCTCGCGACGCTCGTCGTCTACGTCCTGCTCCTCGCGGTCCTGCGGGCCCCCGAGCTCGGCACGGCGGTCCGCGCCGTACGGCGCATTCTCGGCCGCTGA
- the trxB gene encoding thioredoxin-disulfide reductase: MRQVIIIGSGPAGYTAAIYAARANLKPLLIASSVEAGGELMNTTEVENFPGFPEGIMGPDLMTKMQEQAEKFGTEVLYDDVVELDIAGPVKKVTLGSGATHEADSLVFATGSAPRKIGIEGESRLSGRGVSYCATCDGFFFRERTIAVVGGGDSAMEEATFLTKFASKVYVIHRRDELRASKIMQNRAMNNDKIEFVWNSEVADILGEDAVTGVVLRDTVDGSTRELALDGIFVAIGYDPRTHLVHGALDLTEHGTVWVDGRSSRTSVPGVFAAGDVIDPTYRQAVTAAGSGTVAALDVEHYLAALGEGSEPAPDASPLLGRPDEGLESLVAETETATGVA, from the coding sequence GTGCGACAGGTCATCATCATCGGTTCCGGTCCGGCCGGCTACACGGCCGCGATCTACGCGGCCCGGGCCAACCTGAAGCCGCTCCTCATCGCGAGCTCCGTCGAGGCCGGCGGTGAGCTCATGAACACCACCGAGGTGGAGAACTTCCCCGGGTTCCCCGAGGGCATCATGGGCCCTGACCTCATGACGAAGATGCAGGAGCAGGCCGAGAAGTTCGGCACTGAGGTGCTCTACGACGACGTCGTCGAGCTCGACATCGCCGGCCCCGTCAAGAAGGTCACGCTCGGCAGCGGCGCGACGCACGAGGCCGACAGCCTGGTCTTCGCGACCGGCTCCGCTCCCCGCAAGATCGGCATCGAGGGCGAGAGCCGCCTGTCGGGCCGCGGTGTGTCGTACTGCGCCACCTGCGACGGCTTCTTCTTCCGCGAGCGCACGATCGCCGTCGTCGGCGGTGGCGACTCGGCCATGGAAGAGGCCACCTTCCTCACCAAGTTCGCGTCGAAGGTCTACGTGATCCACCGTCGCGACGAGCTGCGCGCGTCGAAGATCATGCAGAACCGCGCGATGAACAACGACAAGATCGAGTTCGTCTGGAACAGCGAGGTCGCCGACATCCTGGGTGAGGATGCCGTCACCGGCGTCGTCCTGCGTGACACGGTCGACGGGTCGACGCGTGAGCTCGCGCTCGACGGCATCTTCGTCGCGATCGGCTACGACCCGCGCACGCACCTCGTGCACGGCGCGCTCGATCTCACCGAGCACGGCACCGTGTGGGTGGACGGCCGCTCGTCGCGTACCTCGGTGCCCGGTGTCTTCGCCGCCGGCGACGTCATCGACCCCACGTACCGCCAGGCCGTCACGGCCGCCGGAAGCGGCACCGTCGCGGCGCTGGACGTCGAGCACTACCTCGCCGCTCTCGGCGAAGGCTCCGAGCCGGCGCCCGACGCGTCGCCCCTCCTCGGCCGCCCCGACGAGGGCCTCGAGTCGCTCGTCGCCGAGACCGAGACGGCGACCGGCGTCGCCTGA
- the trxA gene encoding thioredoxin has translation MTAKATTESTWQQDVLDADGPVLVDFWAAWCGPCRMVGPILDEIATEHPEKITVLKLNVDENPNLAMQYQITSIPAMKVFNKGEVEKTIIGAKPKFALEQDLASYIG, from the coding sequence ATGACCGCCAAGGCCACGACCGAGAGCACCTGGCAGCAGGACGTTCTCGACGCAGACGGACCCGTCCTCGTCGACTTCTGGGCCGCGTGGTGCGGTCCGTGTCGCATGGTCGGACCGATCCTCGACGAGATCGCGACCGAGCACCCCGAGAAGATCACGGTGCTGAAGCTCAACGTCGACGAGAACCCCAACCTCGCCATGCAGTACCAGATCACGTCGATCCCGGCGATGAAGGTCTTCAACAAGGGCGAGGTCGAGAAGACGATCATCGGCGCCAAGCCGAAGTTCGCGCTCGAGCAGGACCTCGCCAGCTACATCGGCTGA
- a CDS encoding tryptophan synthase subunit alpha, translating to MSEEQTPKRASVELLRAEAADELSVLVEERVRAGEDPWEFMEELPSVDELVVLMLRAENIAAYGGGRPSEARNYRVLRQIAMDHPELTRAVWRLLGSEPHRRWDAATRADAS from the coding sequence GTGAGTGAGGAACAGACACCGAAGCGGGCCAGCGTCGAACTGCTGCGCGCTGAGGCGGCCGACGAACTGTCGGTCCTCGTCGAGGAGCGCGTGCGCGCGGGGGAGGACCCCTGGGAGTTCATGGAGGAGCTTCCCTCCGTCGACGAGCTGGTCGTCCTGATGCTGCGCGCCGAGAACATCGCGGCGTACGGCGGGGGGCGTCCGAGTGAGGCCCGGAACTACCGTGTGCTGCGTCAGATCGCGATGGATCACCCCGAACTCACGCGCGCGGTGTGGCGTCTGCTGGGCAGCGAGCCGCACCGCCGATGGGATGCCGCGACGCGCGCCGACGCGTCCTGA
- a CDS encoding ParB/RepB/Spo0J family partition protein, with product MAKRTGLGRGIGALIPTSEQSEARPVDVFFPGAKVTTPAGAEDAVADTASDAADLVAVPGTALIQVDPHDIVPNPRQPRTHFDNDDLAELVHSVREFGVLQPVVVRTNEDGKYELIMGERRTRAAREAGLATIPAVLRDTSDENLLRDALLENLHRSQLNPLEEASAYQQLLEDFGITQEELATRIGRSRPQISNTIRLLRLPVPVQQRVAAGVLSAGHARAILSVESPEGMQRLADKIVNEDLSVRAAEAAAKTIETAGTRTPAPKAGGVRAHLDEVAGRLGDRLDTKVKISLGARKGQIVVDFATIQDLNRILAELGEDAYGAR from the coding sequence ATGGCCAAGCGCACGGGACTGGGCCGAGGCATCGGCGCACTCATCCCCACGTCGGAGCAGTCGGAGGCCCGTCCTGTCGACGTGTTCTTCCCCGGAGCCAAGGTCACGACGCCGGCCGGCGCCGAGGATGCGGTCGCGGACACGGCTTCGGATGCCGCCGACCTCGTCGCCGTGCCCGGTACGGCCCTCATTCAGGTCGATCCTCACGACATCGTCCCCAATCCTCGCCAGCCGCGCACGCATTTCGACAACGATGACCTCGCGGAGCTCGTTCACAGTGTCCGTGAGTTCGGCGTGCTGCAGCCGGTCGTGGTGCGGACGAACGAGGACGGCAAGTACGAGCTGATCATGGGCGAGCGCCGGACACGCGCTGCCCGCGAGGCCGGCCTGGCGACGATCCCCGCGGTACTGCGCGATACGTCCGACGAGAACCTCCTGCGCGACGCGCTGCTCGAGAACCTGCACCGATCGCAGCTGAACCCGCTGGAAGAGGCTTCGGCCTATCAGCAGCTGCTGGAGGACTTCGGAATCACGCAGGAGGAGCTCGCGACGCGCATCGGTCGGTCGCGCCCGCAGATCAGCAACACCATCCGTCTGCTGCGGCTGCCTGTGCCCGTGCAGCAGCGTGTCGCCGCCGGTGTGTTGAGCGCCGGCCATGCGCGCGCCATTCTGTCGGTCGAGAGCCCCGAGGGCATGCAGCGCCTGGCCGACAAGATCGTCAACGAGGATCTCTCGGTGCGTGCCGCGGAGGCCGCGGCGAAGACGATCGAAACGGCGGGCACCCGCACTCCGGCGCCGAAGGCGGGCGGTGTGCGTGCGCACCTCGATGAGGTCGCCGGTCGGCTGGGGGATCGCCTCGACACGAAGGTCAAGATCTCGCTCGGCGCGCGCAAGGGGCAGATCGTCGTCGACTTCGCCACGATTCAGGACCTCAACCGCATTCTCGCGGAGCTCGGTGAGGACGCATACGGCGCACGCTGA
- a CDS encoding ParA family protein — MAESESGRASLTFDSPLARELADLSSRRRALDTVRVDFTGEPRVLTVSNQKGGVGKTTTTVNLAASLASLGARVLVIDLDPQGNASTALGVPHSADIPSVYDVLIDQFPLADIVQVSPESPNLLCAPSTIHLAGAEIELVSQVAREHRLRTAVEEYLASSADRIDFVLIDCPPSLGLLTINAFTAAHELLIPIQCEYYALEGLSQLLGSVSMIQKHLNERLHLSTILLTMYDGRTRLAQQVADEVRSHFPNEVLRTVIPRSVRVSEAPSFGQTVIAYDGQSAGAVAYREAAVEIAQRASAATHENKGEA, encoded by the coding sequence ATGGCAGAGTCCGAATCGGGACGAGCGTCCCTGACGTTCGATTCTCCGTTGGCGCGCGAGCTCGCGGATCTCTCGTCACGGCGCCGTGCTCTCGACACTGTTCGCGTCGACTTCACCGGGGAGCCGCGCGTGCTCACGGTCTCGAACCAGAAGGGCGGAGTCGGAAAGACCACCACGACGGTGAACCTCGCCGCATCGCTCGCATCGCTGGGAGCTCGCGTTCTGGTCATCGACCTCGATCCGCAGGGAAATGCGTCCACAGCTCTCGGCGTACCTCACAGCGCGGATATTCCGAGCGTCTACGACGTGCTGATCGATCAGTTCCCACTCGCCGATATCGTGCAGGTCAGTCCTGAGTCGCCGAACCTCCTATGCGCACCCAGCACGATCCACCTCGCGGGCGCGGAGATCGAGCTCGTATCTCAGGTCGCGCGGGAGCACCGGCTTCGCACGGCGGTGGAGGAGTACCTGGCATCGTCGGCCGACCGCATCGACTTCGTGCTGATCGACTGCCCCCCTTCGCTGGGATTGCTGACCATCAACGCCTTCACCGCCGCGCATGAGCTGCTCATTCCGATCCAGTGCGAGTACTACGCGCTCGAGGGGCTGAGCCAGCTGCTCGGCAGCGTCTCGATGATTCAGAAGCACCTCAACGAGCGCCTGCACTTGTCGACGATCCTGCTCACCATGTACGACGGCCGTACGCGCCTCGCACAGCAGGTGGCGGACGAGGTGCGCTCGCACTTTCCCAACGAAGTGCTCCGCACCGTCATCCCGCGCTCGGTGCGCGTGTCGGAAGCGCCGAGCTTCGGTCAGACCGTGATCGCATACGATGGTCAGTCGGCCGGCGCGGTCGCGTACCGCGAGGCTGCCGTCGAGATCGCACAGCGCGCGTCCGCGGCGACGCATGAGAACAAGGGAGAAGCCTGA